From Anopheles funestus chromosome 3RL, idAnoFuneDA-416_04, whole genome shotgun sequence, a single genomic window includes:
- the LOC125772210 gene encoding chymotrypsin-2-like codes for MQFYTVFLVIGVAVVSAEGSDVQELPISTIENVNQDLSSQVDDSNYLATDGYDVFSGQFPYHARIFIKYGNETGHTLSSGSLITPNYILTSANGLQSNNTHGYVVLGVDDSSSTATQQQINFTESGIQVHPMHNIATVRLEHPVTFTRFVQPIRLPRLFDSRTYETMEGTNVGSYSGPLKYLRNQVISNDVCHEEHPHAYIYSYNICTNTYVGGAFCNRAYGSGLIVEGEKGPILIGITTAVYLCAVNYPNIYLRVSDFRDWISMNSNYVFDF; via the coding sequence ATGCAGTTCTACACGGTGTTTCTTGTGATCGGTGTTGCTGTGGTGTCAGCAGAAGGAAGTGACGTACAAGAATTGCCAATTTCGACGATTGAGAACGTTAACCAGGATTTATCATCCCAAGTGGATGATTCAAATTACCTGGCAACGGATGGATACGATGTCTTTAGTGGACAGTTCCCGTACCATGCTCGAATCTTTATAAAATATGGCAATGAGACGGGCCATACTCTTTCGTCCGGATCACTCATCACACCGAACTACATCCTGACGAGCGCGAATGGATTGCAAAGCAATAACACCCATGGATATGTAGTTCTGGGTGTCGACGATAGTAGTAGCACAGCAACACAGCAGCAAATCAACTTCACAGAAAGTGGCATTCAGGTTCATCCGATGCACAACATTGCTACGGTTCGGCTGGAACATCCGGTTACCTTCACCAGATTTGTGCAGCCAATTCGTTTACCCAGACTGTTCGATTCCCGCACCTATGAGACGATGGAGGGCACCAACGTTGGAAGTTATTCAGGCCCGTTGAAATACTTGCGCAATCAGGTGATATCGAATGACGTCTGCCACGAGGAGCATCCTCATGCGTACATTTATTCTTATAATATTTGCACGAACACCTACGTCGGCGGTGCGTTCTGCAACAGAGCGTATGGTTCGGGGTTGATCGTTGAGGGTGAGAAAGGTCCTATACTGATCGGTATTACGACTGCGGTTTATTTGTGCGCTGTAAACTATCCAAACATTTATCTACGCGTTTCCGACTTTCGCGACTGGATTAGTATGAACTCGAATTATGTGTTTGATTTCTAA